Proteins encoded in a region of the Scyliorhinus canicula chromosome 2, sScyCan1.1, whole genome shotgun sequence genome:
- the tfcp2l1 gene encoding transcription factor CP2-like protein 1 isoform X2, whose amino-acid sequence MLLWHTQPEHFHHHHEQQQQQHHTATNYLRLPHKRKHPLHVRGNGDALTFPVFKHDESNLPSGNGAKPLPFQYVLCTATSPAVKLHEETLTYLNQGQSYEIRMFDNRKPGDGQEIIDKYIKSIIRVVFHDRRLQYTEHQQLEGWRWSRPGDRILDMDIPLSVGIVDPRANPTQLNTVEFLWDPAKRTSVFVQVHCISSEFTPRKHGGEKGVPFRIQIDTFKQNENGECTEHLHSASCQIKVFKPKGADRKLKTDREKIEKRTVQEREKYQRSCDTTILTQCSPWPDASYVSSTPCIGYHSLPASFSVSEGNWSPTSQEEPLSLSSDYLLATTSSQDAQQWLHRNRFSAFCQLFFNFSGADLLKMSKDDLVQICGPADGIRLFNAIKGRSVHSKLVIYVCQETEQNQENHQRKRESIEGVGSSCDG is encoded by the exons ATGTTGTTGTGGCACACACAACCGGAGCATTTCCACCACCACCACgaacaacaacaacagcaacaccaCACGGCAACTAATTACCTTCG attgccccacaagaggaagcatccgctccatgtcagaggaaatgg TGATGCCCTGACATTTCCAGTCTTTAAACACGATGAGTCAAACCTCCCTTCAGGAAATGGTGCCAAGCCGCTGCCATTCCAGTATGTGCTCTGCACAGCCACATCTCCTGCTGTCAAACTCCATGAAGAAACACTGACTTATCTCAACCAAG GTCAATCTTATGAAATTCGTATGTTCGACAACAGAAAACCAGGAGATGGCCAGGAAATAATTGACAAATATATAAAG AGCATTATCCGTGTGGTTTTTCATGATCGCCGTTTGCAGTACACGGAGCACCAACAGCTGGAGGGCTGGAGATGGAGTCGGCCAGGAGACCGCATTCTGGACATGG ACATACCTCTGTCAGTTGGCATCGTGGATCCTCGAGCAAATCCGACACAGCTAAATACGGTTGAATTTCTTTGGGATCCTGCCAAAAGGACTTCTGTTTTTGTTCAG GTTCATTGTATCAGTAGTGAGTTCACCCCCAGGAAACATGGTGGGGAGAAGGGAGTTCCCTTCAGGATTCAGATTGACACCTTCAAACAAAATGAGAATGGTGAATGTACAGAACATCTGCATTCTGCAAGTTGCCAGATTAAAGTGTTCAAG CCTAAGGGAGCTGATCGAAAACTGAAAACTGACCGGGAAAAGATAGAAAAGCGAACAGTCCAAGAACGAGAAAAATACCAACGTTCATGTGACACAACAATCCTCACCCAG TGCTCTCCATGGCCTGATGCCTCATACGTTAGTAGTACTCCCTGCATAGGTTACCACAGCTTGCCTGCCAGCTTTAGTGTCAGTGAAGG AAATTGGTCACCAACAAGCCAGGAAGAGCCATTGTCGCTGAGCTCCGAT TACTTGTTGGCCACAACCTCTAGCCAGGATGCACAGCAGTGGCTGCACAGAAATCGCTTCTCCGCATTCTGCCAGCTATTTTTCAATTTTTCAG GTGCAGACTTGTTGAAAATGTCTAAGGACGACTTGGTCCAGATCTGTGGTCCTGCAGATGGAATCAGACTTTTTAATGCAATCAAGGGAAG AAGTGTGCACTCAAAGTTGGTCATCTATGTGTGTCAGGAGACTGAACAAAATCAGGAGAATCATCAACGGAAGCGAGAGAGCATCGAAGGAGTTGGCAGTTCATGTG